A genomic window from Nomascus leucogenys isolate Asia chromosome 10, Asia_NLE_v1, whole genome shotgun sequence includes:
- the LOC101179316 gene encoding putative zinc finger protein 833: MVMHSEDEPYKCKFCGKAFDNLHLYLTHERTHTGEKPYECKQCGKSFGYAATLREHKRTHTGEKPCECNKCGKAFSCSSSIRKHARIHTGEKPYICKQCGKAFRYSSSVQNHENTHTGEKPYECKQCGKAFSYSSYFRIHERIHTGEQVYKCKQCGKTFTYPSAFHKHKSTHTSQKLYECKEYGKAFVLVPFIVMKGFTLERNPMNAEHVEKPSVVLST, encoded by the coding sequence ATGGTAATGCACAGTGAAGATGAACCTTATAAATGTAAGTTTTGTGGGAAGGCCTTTGATAATCTACATTTATATCTTACACATGaaagaactcacactggagagaaaccttatgaatgtaaaCAATGTGGTAAATCCTTCGGTTATGCTGCTACCCTTCGAGAGCACAaaagaactcacactggagagaaaccctgtGAATGTAAtaaatgtgggaaagccttcagttgTTCCAGTTCCATTCGAAAACATGCAAGAATTCACACCGGAGAGAAACCCTATATATGTAAacaatgtggcaaagcctttagatATTCCAGTTCTGTTCAGAATCATGAAAACACTCACACTGGtgaaaaaccctatgaatgtaagcaatgtgggaaagcctttagtTATTCCAGTTATTTTCGAATACATgaaagaattcacactggagagcaGGTGTATAAATGTAAGCAATGTGGAAAAACATTCACTTATCCCAGTGCCTTTCATAAACATAAAAGTACCCACACTTCACAGAAACTTTATGAATGTAAGGAATATGGGAAAGCATTTGTTTTAGTTCCTTTCATAGTCATGAAGggattcacactggagagaaaccctatgaatgcagAACATGTGGAAAAACCTTCAGTAGTTCTAAGTACTTAA